ttatcctgcctcagcctccagagtagctgggattacagatgcacaccaccacacctggctagttttgtttttttttagacggagtctccctctgtcacccaggctgaagtgcagtggcgagatctcagctcactgcatcctccacctcctgggctcaagcaattctcctgcctcagcctcccgagcagctgggattacaggcacacaccaccacacccggctacttttgtatttttagtagaggcagggtttctactgttggccaggctggtcttgaactcctgacctgagatgatctgcccacatcagcctcccaaagtgttgggattacaggtgttagccaccgcgcctggccttgtgtttgttttagagacagggtctcgctctgttgaccaggctgcagtgcagtggtgtgatcctatctcactgcagcctgcaactcctgggctgaactgatcctcccgccttagcctcccaactagctgggactacaggtgcacatcaccacatctggctaatttttttattttttgtagagacagggtctcactattgcccaggctggtctcaaactcctggacttaagcaatcctcttgcctcggcctcccacagtgctgggattgcaggtgtgagccaccttgcctggcccatttgtaatttttatggCCATGGCTATGTTCCCCTCCTCGGGGAAAAACAGCACCGTCAAGGGAGGGCAGGTGAACGAACCATCTCCTCTGTGCCAGTCCACTGCTCCAGCCTTTCCACGTGGCATCCCCTTTCATCCCCGAAGCAACTGGCAGCTGGGGCGTGAGGGTTGGTTGTCTGGCTGGGTCTCTTCTCTCCTGGCCTCTGCTCACCCTCATCGCTGCTCATAGAGGGCGAGGTCTTTGCCCACTTTACTGTGAGGGCAGTGGGGGCTCCGAATGGGGAAGGAACTTGCTGGTGGAGATGCCTGGTGCCAGGGCTGCTGGCCCCGAGCAGACCTTCCTAACCTGCCGCTCTGTCCAGCTGTCAGGCCTGGCCCTGTTTGCCGAGACCGTATGGGTGACAGCCGACCAGTACCACATATACCCACTGATGGGAGTCTCAGGCAAGGATGACGTCTTCGCTGGCGCCTGGATCGCCATCTTCTGCGGCTTCTCCTTCTTTGTGGTAGCCAGTTTTGGTGTGGGCGCCGCGCTCTGCTGCCGCCGGTCCATGGTCCTCACGGTGAGGCCCCGGGGGTGGGAGGATGGGGACATTGAAAACGGAGTTCAGCATCACTGAGTCATAGTAGCAGGTGCCGCCCCAGCCACTAGTGTGAGTTCCCCACAGTGTCACAGTCAGGGATCCCAGGCATCATCTCACTCAGTCTTCCCACAGCCCAGTAACCCAGGCTCTGCAGTTACCCccatttaatgaagaaaacaggcagagacaggggagtGGGGCTCTGCACAGTGGGAGGACTTGAGTAGCAGggctgggaattttttttttggtaaagatggcgGGGGGtggcgtctcactatgttgcccaggctggtctcgaactcctggctcaaatgattctcctgccttggcctcccaaaatgctgggattacaggcttgagcaccTCCACCTGCACCCAGTGCAGGACTAGAATTTGAACCCCTGCTAGCTGCTCTCCAGAGTCTGTGCTCATGAACTCTGCCAATAATAGCACAGCTACCATTTAATAATGGTTTACTACATGCCACGAGCTGTTCTAAATGGTTTACTGGATTCGttcatttattcctcatagtCCACCAAGAGGTACCATCATCATCATGACCCTATTTGACAGAGattgaaactgaggctcagagaagtgaagtcacTTACCCAGGGTCACACATTGAGACAGAGGCAGAGTCAGTTTCAACCTGAGCAGACGAGCTCTTGAGCCTGTGCTCTTAATCTCTGCCCACAACAATAACCCACACTTCCCAAGTATCTCTCATGCACCTGACACTAGGGTAAGCAGTTTAGAAAATGAACTtcgtggccaggtgcagtggctcatgcctgtaatcccagcactctggcaggcggaggcggacagatcacttgaggtcaggagtccgagaccagactggccaacatggcgaaatcccatctctaaaaaaaaaaaaaaaaaaaaaaaaaaaaattagccagacgtgatagcaggcacctgtaatccccgctactcaagaggctggggcagaagaatcactagaacctgggaggcagaggttgcagtgagccaagatcacgccattgcattccagcctgtatgacagagtgagactccgtctcaaaaaaaaaaggaaagaaaatgagcttCCTCAATCTTCCCAGAAGCCCTTCACAGTTAGTGCTTTTCAACCCATTtaccagatgaggaaactgaggctgaaagagGCCAACACCCTCTCCCAGGTGACCAGGAGACCTGGGATTCCAATCCAGGCCCCAGTGACACAGAGACAGCACTGTGCTTCCTCGACAGCCAAGGGTTTTCCAGATTCCCAGGAGCAGCCACTTATTTGATGAACAAATGCTTATGAGCAGGAGCTACGTGCTGAGCCCTGCGCTGGGCACTGGGGCTCTGTGCTGAGTGAAACATAAAAGCCCTTGACCCAGGGGAGTGGTGCTCAGAGGAGGAAGACAGTGAACAGGAGGGGAGGTCAGGAGCCGAGGAGGGCGAGGGAAGACCTCACTGCCAGGGAAAGCAAAGACCTAGAGACACTGGGGGTGAGGCATGTGTGTAACTGGAGCAAGAGCCTtccaggtggaggtggcagcAAGGGCAAAGGCTCTGAGGCCAGAGCGGGCCAGGAGTCCAAAGCAGCTGGAGCTGAGTGAGGAGGAGGTTGGGGGGTGAGAGGACATGAGGCAGACAGGTGGGGAGGAGAACAGTGAGGAGTGGGGATGGGAAAGAAGCGGGAGGGAAGGCAGGTGTTGTGGTCTTTGGCTTTATCCTGAGTAAGATGGAGCCATGgactccttccctccctcccttccttccttccttccttccttcatttttctagACAGGCAGGTATGGTGGACTTTGGCTTTATCCTGGGTACGATGGAGCCATGgacttccttcccttcctcctttccctcctttcccttccttccttcctccctttcctccctccctccttctttccctccctccttctttccctccttcctttgtttttctagacagggtctcactctgttgcccaggctggagtgcagtggcacaatcataactcttTGCTGCCTTGAACTctcgggctcaaatgatcctcccacctcagcctcccaatgagctgggactacaagtgtgcaccactacgtgcagctaatttttgtattttttgtagagatggagtctcactatgttgcccaggctggtctcgaactcctggcctcaagtgagcctctcacctcagcctcccaaagtgctggaattacaggcatgagccaccacacctgccctctTATTTTCTTATCCTGTATTTAATTTTCGGGCATAACAATTTAACCAAAGCCCTAAAAATTCACCCAACTAGTTTTAAAAAGTGTGTCTATGTCTGTTTCCGCTATTAGTTTGTCATTAACTAAGacattttttcccaaaatttctttcttctttttttttttttttttttttttttttgagacggagtcttgctcagtctcccaggctggagtgcagtggcatgatcttggccccccgcaagctctgcctccggggttcacgccagtctcctgcctcagcctcctgagtagctgggactacaggcgcccaccaccacgtcccgctaattttttttttttttttttttttgtatttttagtagagagggggtttcaccatgttagccaggatggtctcgatctcctgacctcgtgatccacccgcctcggcctcccaaagtgctgggattacaggcgtgcgccacggCGCCCgacctttttttgtttattttgagatggagtctcgttctttcgcccaggctggagtgcaatggtgcgatctcggctcactgcaacctccacctcccgggttcaagcaattcttctgtctcagcctctgagtagctgggattacaggtgtgagccaccatacctggctaatttttctgtttttagtacagatggggtttcaccatgttggtcaggctcgtcttgaactcctgacctcgtaatctgcctgccttggcctcccaaagtgctgagattacaggcgtgagccatggcgactgcctttttttgtttgttttttcgagacagagtcttgctctgtcgcctaggatagagtgcagtggcgcgatcttggctcactgcaagctccgcctcctgggttcaggccattctcccgcctcagcctcctgagtagctgggactacaggcgcccgccaccacgcttggctaattttttgtatttttagtagagacggagtttcaccgtgttagccaggatggtctcgatctgacctcgtgatccgcccgcctcggtctcccaaagtgctgggattacaggcatgagccactgtgcctggcccccacctcccccacctttttttttttccaaatttcttatGGGAAATTTCTAACGTAGATTAAAGTAGAGTCCGTGGTATTTGAGCTCTGCATACCTCTCACTTGATTTCAACAACATTAGCTGCAGACTGCCCAGCATTGTCTCCTCTATCCCCATTCTCCCACACTTTTTCTTCTGGGTATTTTGAAGCACATTCTAGAAGCCAAGTCGCTTACCTGGATAAGCTCCAGTAAATACTGGAGCACACATTTCTCTGACTGACAAGCACATTGTTTTAAAGCAGTCAGGCGAATGTGCAGTGTCATCTATCTCCCAGCAGCGGAGCTCACAAATCCACACACAACCTCCTGTTGCTTTATAGGTGAAGATGCCAGGTGAGGACAAGAAAAGAATTTGCATTAAACATCAACtatcaagctttttttttctcctgccctcCATGCCGTTGGCACAACCCACCAAATTCACCCAAATTCTTTTATATCATCCAATACCCAGTCTGTGACAAATCTCTCTGATTATCTGAGAACAtcgttttatgtttgttttgttttaagagacagggtctcacactgttgcctgggctggagtgcagtggcatgatttcggctcattgcaacctccacctcctgggttcaagttattctcctatctcagcctcccgagtagctgggattacaggcacccatctccgtgcccagctaatttttgtatttttgcatttttagtagatggggcttcaccctattggtcaggctggtctcaaactcctgacctcaggagatccacccgcctcaacctcccaaagtgctgggattacaggcatgagccacagcacccacacttgtttgttttgttttaagaggcagggttttgctctgtcacccaggctggaatgcagtggtgtgatcatagctcactgcggcctccaactactgggctcaaacgatcctccaacctcagcctcccaagtagctaggactaacaCTACCACTAGTAGTAACCATGcttaactaattttattttttgtagcgacagggtctcactgtgttgcccaggctgatcttgaactccagggttcaagcaatcctcccacctcggcctcccaaagtgctgggattacaggcatgagccactgcatctggcacagaatgtctttatttatttatttatattattattttttgagacagagtttcactcttattgcctaggctggagtataatggtacaatctgggctcactgcaacctctgccccacgggttcaagcaattctcatgcttcagcctcccgagtagctgggattacaggcatgcgccaccacacccggctaattttgtatttttagtagagatggggtttctccatgttgctcaggctggtcttgaactcccaaccttcggtgatccacctgccttggcctcccaaagtgctgggattacaagcacgagccactgtgcctggccccaaatgtctttgttttttaattttcttttctttagcttttttttttttttttgctgtcatcTATTTATcccagatatttttctctttttatagtaGACATTTATTTAGTGATTCTAAGTCAAtacttaactttggcaaatatgttactttttaaatttcattttcccttgacattttattataaaatatttctggctgggtgcggtggctcactcctataatcccgcactttgggaggctgaggaaggaggatcacttgagctcaggagtctgagaccagcctgggcaacgtagcaagaccctatctctacagaaaatttaaaaattagccagacatggtggcatgtgcctgtagtcccagatacttagaaggctgaggcaagaggatcacctgaacctgggaggcagaggctgcaatgagctatgatcctgccactgcagactagcctaggcgacagagggagaccctatgtcaaaaaatatatatatatatatatatatatatatatatatatatatatataattttttttttttgagatggagtctccctctgttgcccaggcgatcgtgcagtggcacgatctcagctcactgcaacctccacctcccaggttcaagcagttatccttccttagcctcctgagtagctgggattacaagcatcatCAGGCTAGAGCAcaacggcgcaatctcagctacctgcaacctccgcctcccgggttcaggcgattctcctgtctcagtctcccaaatagctgggaccacaggcccgtgccaccattcccagctaatttttgtatttttaatagagacggggttttgccatgttggcccagctggtctcaaactcttgacctcaagtgatccacccacctcagcctcccaaagtgctgggattacaggcgtgagccacaaatgcccagccctaatttttgtatgtttactagagaaggggtttcaccatattggccaggctggtctcgaactcctgacctcaggtgatcgaccccttggcctcccaaagtgctgggattacacgcgtgagccaccacgcccggcctgtctcaaaaataaattaattaaattaaatatttcaaaatacagaaaagttggaAGACTTGTACAGCGAACGCCTGAATACCCACCACATATTATGGATGCTACTAGTCACACTGCcccagactttttaaaaacttgcattTCCGCAATGATGCGTCCCTGATGGGGTGTGGCTTCACGGGCTCTGCCCGACGGGCCgtcctccctctgtctccccagtACCTGGTGCTCATGCTCATCGTCTACATCTTCGAGTGCGCTTCCTGCATCACGTCCTACACCCACCGTGACTACGTGAGCCCGGCGAGGCCTGGGGAGGGGCCTGACCTGCATGGGAGGGGCGAGGGTCCCGGTGCGGCGGGGCGGAGGTTGTCCCGtctccccacccagccctgccgACCCCTGCTCTTCCCTGTTCTCCGCAGATGGTGTCCAGCCCATCCCTGATCACCAAGCAGATGTTGACCTTCTACAGTGCTGACACCCACCAGGGCCAGGAGCTGACCCGCCTCTGGGACCGCGTCATGATTGAGGTGGGCAGGGTGGCCCGGGTGCCAGGAGGGCCCGGGGCTCCGTCCACAGAGGCCGATAGAGCGCCCGATGTGCCCTCTTGTAGAGGAGTGAGTGCCTTAAAGACATCCACTCATGAGATCTCCAGGAGAGCAGGGCTGCGGATGAGTAAACCCTTCTGCAGATGAGTAAACAAGCCCAGAAAGGGAAAGTCCCTTGCCCGAGGCCATGCAGTCCATAGGTGGTGggagctgggattggaacccagCAGCCTAGCTCCTGACCCCCTGCTCTTAGCCTACACATACTACCTCAACAGAAAtgttgataataataacaatagtaacagCACTATTCACTGAGCACTAACTTGGGTTTAACACAGTTCAAAGgacttgtatttttatattttgagatagggtcttgctctgttgcccaggctggagtgatcatagctcactgcaacctccaactcctgggctcaagtgatcctcctgcctcagcctcccaagtagctgggaatacaggtgcaccccaccacgcccggctaaattttttaaattattttttgtggagatggggtcttgctctattgcagaggctggtctcgaactcctgggctcaggattggagcgattctcccacctccgcctctcaaagtgctgagattacaggcatgagccccaagTGCCTGGCCTCAAAGCACTTTTAAAGCTTTTTTAATCCTCACGACCACCCCATAAGGGAGATCAGCCTTTTAGTGATGAGGAGACCAAAGCAAGAGGTTGAATATCTTGcatgaggtcacacagctggtaggtCACAGAACTGGAAGGATTCAAACTCAGACTTCCAGGTTTGAAGAGATACACTCTTCACCAAATCCAGCATGATATTGCATCGGAAGAGGaagaaattggctgggcgcagtggctcacgcctataatcccaacactttgggaggctgagatgggcaggtcacttgagttcaggggttcgagaccatcctggccaacatggtgaaaccctgtctccacaaaaaatacaaaaattagccaggcgtggtggtgtgtgcctgtgattccagctacttgggaggctgaggcaggagaatcgcttgaacccaggaggcagaggttgcagtgagccaagatggcgccactgcactccagcctgggcaacagagggagactccatctcaacagaaaaaaaaggaagaaattgacgACTCAAGGAAAACTGAGGTGTCAATGTGGCCCAAGTCCTCTAGctagccaggatttgaacccatgttTGAAGGGTGCCCAAGCCTATGTTTTCCTCATTCAGGAGCCACAAATTAAATACCTGGATTCCTTACCAAGGCCAGGAAAAGCCAGAAATCTGCcctttttgtgttattttttcagcacattttattttattttattttattttttgagatggagtttcatacttgattcccaggctggagtgcagtggcacaatctcggctcactgcaatcgccacctcccgggttcaagcgattctcctgcctcagcctcccaagtagctgggagtacaggggcccaccaccacacctggctaattttgtatttttagtagagatggggtttcatcatgttggtcaggctggcctcgaacccctgacctcaggtgatccacccaccttggcctcccaaagagctgggattacaggcgtgagacaccatgcctggtaaaaatattttaaaataagtcagaGGTACGGGTTTGATCCAAATCCCCCATCAGCCTCCTGGTCCCGGGACAAATATCGTCTGCTCCGtgctcacacacagacacccaccagACACACTCGCTTGGAGGCCCAGGACATGGGGAAGTTGGGTCCAGCTGTGTCAAAGGCCAACCCGGCCcctccttgctgtgtgacctcaggcaagcgACTATCCTCTCTGAGCCCGAGCCCGCCTGACCCCCTGCTCTTCTCTCCAGCAAGAGTGCTGTGGCACATCTGGTCCCATGGACTGGGTGAACTTCACGTCAGCCTTCCGGGAGGCCACTCCGGAGGTGGTGTTCCCCTGGCCCCCACTGTGCTGTCGCCGGACGGGAAACTTCATCCCCCTCAACAAGGAGGGCTGCCGCCTGGGGCACATGGACTACGTGTTCACCAAGGTGTGGCCCTCTGCCCTGCTGCATCTGTCCGTCCATCTGTCTGTCTTCCTCTGGTCTCTGCTCCCTCTCtgattctctttctccctccctgtgtctgtcCATCtagctttttctctctcctcttccccgctctgattttcttgttttctttttctttcttttctttttttccgagaccgagtcccgctctgtcacccaggctggagtatagtggcacgatagctcactgcagcgtctgcctcccaggttcaagggattctcccacctcagcttccagagcagctgggattacaggcgcgcaccaccctcttggctaatttttgtatttttagtaaagacggggtttgatcatgttggccaggctggtctcgaactcctgaggtcaagtgatccacccgctttggcctcccaaagtgctcagattacaggcatgagccacagcgctgGGTCCCCTCTCTGATTTTCTCGTGCTCTCCCAACTCTCTCTCAAGTCAGCAGGATGCACCCAGGGTCTGTCTGATCCAGACCTGGCACCTGCAACTTTACTCATGTTGTCCAAGAATAAGAGCAACAATAGGGcggggcgcgatggctcacacctgtaatcccagcactttgggaggccgaggagggcggatcacttgaggtcaggggttcaagaccagcctgaccaacatagcaaaaatccgtctctactaaaaatgcaaaaactagcccagagcagtagcacatgcctgtaatcccaactactcgggaggctgaggtaggagaatcacttgaaccctggaggtgaaggttgcagtcagatgagattgtgccactgcaccccagcctgggcgacagagcgaaactccgtctcaaacaaaacaaaacaaagcaaaacatcaaacaaaacaatagagctaggcacagtggctcaagcctgtaatcccagtactttgggaggccgaggcaggaggatcacttgaggtcaggagctcaagaccagcctgggcaacatattaagaccccgtctctataaaaaagtacagaaaattaaccaggcatggtggtgtgtgcctataatcccagctactggggaggctaaggcaggaggatcgtttgagtctaggaggtcaaggctgcagtgagctgtgatggtgccactgcactctagcctaggcaagagacttaataaaaggcaagagacttaaaaaaaaaaaaaaaaaaaaaaaaaaaaacaaggctgggcgcgcatgatggctcatgcctgtaattttacccagcactttgggaggccaagatgggcggatcatgagatcaggaattcaagaccagcctggccaacatggtgaaaccccgtctctactaaaaatacaaaaattagccgggcgtagtggtgcgcgcctgtaatcccagctactcaggaggctgaggcaggagaatcgcttgaacgcgggaggcaaaggttgcagtgagccgagatcacaccactgcacactgcagcctgggctacagagcgagactctgtctccaaaaaaaaaaaaaaaaaaaagccagccgtAAAAGCAAAATCACCCTCAGACCGTCATAGCCATCAGCAGGGCAGCACCTACTTTGCAGGGCCTGGGTTCAACATCAGCTCCCTTGGGCCCCAAAACCACCCGAGGAGGTGGACAGTGCCATGGTCTCCACTGCACaggtgagaaaaccaaggctcaggaaaGGCGGTGACTTTCCCAAGGGCTCACAGTGACTCTCGCCTTCAGCAGCCACCCTCATGGGCGTCTTCTCAAACCTCCCCCATCCCCCCGCCCAGGGCTGCTTTGAGCACATCGGCCATGCCATCGACAGCTACACGTGGGGCATCTCGTGGTTTGGGTTTGCCATCCTGATGTGGACGGTGAGAGGCGGGGAGCCCACAGGCtgggtgggctgggggtggggggggtggagTGCCCTCATCTCTCTGCCTCCTCGCCAGCTCCCAGTCATGCTGATCGCCATGTATTTCTACACCACGCTCTGAGGGACAAGACGGGAAGGCAACATACACACCCCGGCCTCCTCTACatcctcctcctgcttcctccGCTGGGGCCTGGATGGTTGCCTCATGTCTGCCCTCCCAACCTCCCTAGCCCTTACCTCCTTCCACTTCCAATATCTTTTTCCAGGTTCCTGTGCCTCGGGTGTGCCCTGAAACCCCAGGGCTTGTGTGCACGTATCTTTAGCCTTGACCTCACTCCACTTGGCTGGTTCTTGCCCAACTTTCAAGGGACCTCTCCATGATCCCATCTCACATTCACAGACACCTCTCCTGTAGCTCTCTGAGCTCCTCCTTCATGGCAGGCGTCGCCATTCTTGCTGAACAGTTTGTGATTGCCGTTTGAGCTCTGGAAGCCTTGATTGCCATGAGAGTTCTGTCACGGTCACTTTACTGTCCCCATCATCACCCAGCATGGGGCTGAGCACATACTAgatagtcaataaataaataaataaataaattaattaataatgaatgaatgagtttgttctttttctgggTCAAGGGAGAGTGAACAAGAACTGttctaggccaggcatagtggctcacgcctgtattcccagcactttgggaggccgaggcgggcagatcacctgaggtcagaagttcgagatcagcctggccaaaatggtgagaccccatctctacaaaaatacaaaaatcagccaggcgtggtggtgcacatctgtaatcccagccactctggaggctgaggcagaagaatcacttgaacccaggaggcggaggttgcagtgagccgagatcacactattgtactccagcctgggtgacaaagcaaggccctgtctcaaaaaaaaaaaaaaaaaaaaaaaaaaagaactattctACTATTCTGATGGAAGTGGCAGAAACCCAACTGTCACTGACTGAAGTGTAAAATGGAATTTATCAGCTCACATAACTGAGTCAACGGGGCTGGCTTCAGGCATGTCTGGATCCAGGTGTTCAATCTAAGTTTCCAGGAAACCTGCTTCATTTCCTGACAGGATTTCTCTGGCAACGCCATACTTAACGTCTTTATACCTAAGCAATGCAACAGAGAGAAAGAGCCTCTCTCCCAAGGGCTGTAGCCAAGGTCCAGAGTTGAATCTCATTGTCTTGGCTTAGGTTCTAGGCCCACCGTTAGGCTGGGAAAGGGAGAGCACCTGGCATGGTAATCATGCTAAGGATGCATGCGGTGGTGGTGTTGGAAGGGGAGTTGTTTATCAAAGGAAAATCCAGGTACAGGGCTGTTGAGACTTATAGGTGATAAAAATCCTTCTCCTAGGGATATAGCTTCCAGCAAGTTCTGTAGAGGGTCCATGACAGCAAACCATTAAGAACTGaattatggctgggcacggtggctcacacctgtaatcccagcacttgcagaggtgggcagatggcttgatgccaggagcttgagactagcctggccaaaatggcgaaaccccatctctattaaaaatagaaaaaatacccgggcatggtggtgcacacctgtagacccagctactcaggaggctgaggcaggagaattgcttgagcctgggagacgggaggttgcagtgagctgagatcatgccactgcacgccagcctagccgagagagcgagactctgtctcaaaaaaaaaaaaaaatcacactgcaaaagaatatttaatggcATGAAAAAAATACTTGGGAAATTGCGACATGAGAAAAACAGGTTACAATATAGCATGCCAAGTATGATTCCTTCtctgataaaaatgtaaatatgtgcatgtttgcattttttaaaggtcTTCCAAAGGTTATTGAGGAAGAGGACACATTTGCAGGGgatttttgtttcattc
The sequence above is drawn from the Macaca thibetana thibetana isolate TM-01 chromosome 19, ASM2454274v1, whole genome shotgun sequence genome and encodes:
- the UPK1A gene encoding uroplakin-1a, with amino-acid sequence MASAAAAEAEKGSPVVVGLLVVGNIIILLSGLALFAETVWVTADQYHIYPLMGVSGKDDVFAGAWIAIFCGFSFFVVASFGVGAALCCRRSMVLTYLVLMLIVYIFECASCITSYTHRDYMVSSPSLITKQMLTFYSADTHQGQELTRLWDRVMIEQECCGTSGPMDWVNFTSAFREATPEVVFPWPPLCCRRTGNFIPLNKEGCRLGHMDYVFTKGCFEHIGHAIDSYTWGISWFGFAILMWTLPVMLIAMYFYTTL